One segment of Eschrichtius robustus isolate mEscRob2 chromosome 3, mEscRob2.pri, whole genome shotgun sequence DNA contains the following:
- the PEX19 gene encoding peroxisomal biogenesis factor 19 isoform X2, with amino-acid sequence MAAAEEEGGVGAEADRELEELLESALDDFDKAKPSPAPPPTTTAPDASGSQKRSPGDTAKDALFASQEKFFQELFDSELASQATAEFEKAMKELAEEEPHLVEQFQKLSEAAGRVGSDATSQQEFTSCLKETLSGLAKNATDLQNSGMSEEELTKAMEGLGMDEGDGEGTILPIMQSIMQNLLSKDVLYPSLKEITEKYPEWLQTHRESLPPEQFEKYQEQHSVMGKICEQFEAETPTDSEGTQKARFEVVLDLMQQLQDLGHPPKELAGEMEELSESLHLFSSLLASTLTWMPSISRAHQVPMANSV; translated from the exons ATGGCCGCGGCTGAGGAGGAAGGTGGTGTTGGGGCCGAAGCCGACCGGGAATTGGAAGAGCTGCTGGAAA GTGCTCTTGATGATTTCGATAAggccaaaccctctccagcacccCCTCCTACCACCACAGCCCCTGATGCTTCGGGGTCCCAGAAGAGATCGCCGGGAGATACTGCCAAA GATGCCCTCTTCGCCTCCCAAGAGAAGTTTTTCCAGGAACTGTTTGACAGCGAGCTGGCTTCCCAAGCCACTGCAGAGTTTGAGAAAGCAATGAAGGAGTTGGCTGAGGAAGAGCCCCACCTGGTAGAGCAGTTCCAAAAGCTCtcagaggctgctgggagagtaG GCAGTGATGCGACTTCCCAACAAGAATTCACTTCTTGCCTAAAGGAGACATTAAGTGGACTAGCCAAGAATGCCACTGACCTTCAG AACTCTGGCATGTCAGAAGAGGAGTTGACCAAGGCCATGGAAGGGCTGGGCATGGACGAAGGAGACGGGGAAGGGACCATCCTCCCCATCATGCAGAGTATCATGCAGAACCTCCTGTCCAAGGATGTGCTGTACCCGTCACTGAAGGAGATCACAGAAAAG TATCCAGAATGGTTGCAGACTCACCGAGAATCTCTACCTCCAGAGCAGTTTGAAAAATATCAGGAACAACACAGTGTCATGGGCAAAATATGTGAGCAGTTTGAGGCAGAAACCCCCACAGATAGTGAGGGCACTCAAAAGGCTCGTTTTGAGGTGGTGCTGGATCTCATGCAGCAG ctACAGGATTTGGGCCATCCTCCAAAAGAGCTTGCTGGGGAGATG GAGGAGTTATCTGAGTCCCTTCATCTCTTCTCCAGCCTCCTGGCCTCAACTTTGACCTGGATGCCCTCAATCTCTCGGGCCCACCAGGTGCCAATGGCGAACAGTGTCTGA
- the PEX19 gene encoding peroxisomal biogenesis factor 19 isoform X1, whose translation MAAAEEEGGVGAEADRELEELLESALDDFDKAKPSPAPPPTTTAPDASGSQKRSPGDTAKDALFASQEKFFQELFDSELASQATAEFEKAMKELAEEEPHLVEQFQKLSEAAGRVGSDATSQQEFTSCLKETLSGLAKNATDLQNSGMSEEELTKAMEGLGMDEGDGEGTILPIMQSIMQNLLSKDVLYPSLKEITEKYPEWLQTHRESLPPEQFEKYQEQHSVMGKICEQFEAETPTDSEGTQKARFEVVLDLMQQLQDLGHPPKELAGEMPPGLNFDLDALNLSGPPGANGEQCLIM comes from the exons ATGGCCGCGGCTGAGGAGGAAGGTGGTGTTGGGGCCGAAGCCGACCGGGAATTGGAAGAGCTGCTGGAAA GTGCTCTTGATGATTTCGATAAggccaaaccctctccagcacccCCTCCTACCACCACAGCCCCTGATGCTTCGGGGTCCCAGAAGAGATCGCCGGGAGATACTGCCAAA GATGCCCTCTTCGCCTCCCAAGAGAAGTTTTTCCAGGAACTGTTTGACAGCGAGCTGGCTTCCCAAGCCACTGCAGAGTTTGAGAAAGCAATGAAGGAGTTGGCTGAGGAAGAGCCCCACCTGGTAGAGCAGTTCCAAAAGCTCtcagaggctgctgggagagtaG GCAGTGATGCGACTTCCCAACAAGAATTCACTTCTTGCCTAAAGGAGACATTAAGTGGACTAGCCAAGAATGCCACTGACCTTCAG AACTCTGGCATGTCAGAAGAGGAGTTGACCAAGGCCATGGAAGGGCTGGGCATGGACGAAGGAGACGGGGAAGGGACCATCCTCCCCATCATGCAGAGTATCATGCAGAACCTCCTGTCCAAGGATGTGCTGTACCCGTCACTGAAGGAGATCACAGAAAAG TATCCAGAATGGTTGCAGACTCACCGAGAATCTCTACCTCCAGAGCAGTTTGAAAAATATCAGGAACAACACAGTGTCATGGGCAAAATATGTGAGCAGTTTGAGGCAGAAACCCCCACAGATAGTGAGGGCACTCAAAAGGCTCGTTTTGAGGTGGTGCTGGATCTCATGCAGCAG ctACAGGATTTGGGCCATCCTCCAAAAGAGCTTGCTGGGGAGATG CCTCCTGGCCTCAACTTTGACCTGGATGCCCTCAATCTCTCGGGCCCACCAGGTGCCAATGGCGAACAGTGTCTGATCATGTGA